The Podospora pseudocomata strain CBS 415.72m chromosome 3, whole genome shotgun sequence genome window below encodes:
- a CDS encoding hypothetical protein (EggNog:ENOG503PFFW) translates to MEGSRVGISVEVVDQQHNEEKDGSCECHINKAEIQKGAWNEDRSECISNCKTQFLQSISPGWSEAASGWADVCGNLNSTSKGVEVAEYRFWSLYWCDSAFCGVAIDQSKGLGQDPNVDSIITTCDNNGFKPIIDPGPPHEDFKCSTEGDGAGSCTDSSFSRLQLTSSVTWESSALLPTAASATAVGVGLGSVSTVQGTTSVLQESDFSRPPLANTFMAPESQQTEAVPPLPTTTPTTAEIFTFTAETKSTSSDPTKLPPMNGLETSFPVPSFPASTFAVSSISSLTTSTLLTTTSTSSTSSATHPAASKTSTSTSAPVASATAAENGLSNPAKIAIAVCATIALLMLICALFLCLRKRKRGGESSPPHRSLRSRLGLNNGKWGGGNNPTPLISPASSLMGTTASNQGITPPLRLRQRKFIPSLLPSILRPGGGARSGSPPLTPLTPQHSTGGVFPSSPICTPTTSKLVPRHERTPGGYTGGLPPIPAPVPMFVKDCGRGSGSAASSMTAATTNNFFGGGGVGGVFEKSPSSSSPARPKRPHDGPLEIPDLLVGGGGGGGGGSSTGSLVSPPLSPPPTRALPATPPVGTTRAGGNGNGNHWSVVSSSSSNYSSEAGNGGRVKGMGLGGTLYHHQRGSAGVGKERGSWGSWSGTTAQQQGTGTIGKAIGSVRDKDRVGKGEEVSPRSSSSSSGSSDTVTGGTVKGGTTGGRGNVGSLGEGGRI, encoded by the exons ATGGAAGGATCAAGAGTAGGGATCTCGGTGGAAGTGGTCGACCAGCAGCACAACGAGGAAAAGGACGGCAGCTGCGAGTGTCATATCAACAAGGCGGAGATCCAAAAGGGGGCATGGAACGAGGACAGGAGCGAGTGCATATCCAACTGTAAGACGCAGTTTCTGCAGTCGATAAGCCCGGGATGGAGTGAAGCGGCGTCGGGATGGGCGGACGTGTGCGGCAATCTCAACTCAACGAGCAAAGGTGTCGAGGTTGCTGAATACAGGTTTTGGTCCCTTTACTGGTGCGACTCGGCGTTTTGCGGGGTAGCGATAGACCAGAGCAAGGGACTGGGGCAAGATC CGAATGTTGATtcgatcatcaccacctgtGACAA TAATGGGTTCAAACCGATTATTGATCCTGGACCACCGCACGAGGACTTCAAATGCAGCACCGAGGGGGATGGAGCGGGTTCGTGTACGGACAGTTCGTTTTCGAGGCTGCAGCTGACGTCGTCGGTGACATGGGAGTCTTCGGCGTTGCTGCCAACGGCAGCATCTGCGACGGCTGTGGGTGTGGGATTGGGTTCTGTGAGCACGGTACAAGGTACGACCTCTGTTTTGCAAGAGTCTGACTTTTCTCGTCCTCCACTGGCAAATACCTTCATGGCACCAGAGAGCCAACAGACGGAGGCTGTTCCCCCTCTGcccacaacaaccccgaCGACGGCAGAGATATTTACATTCACGGCAGAAACAAAATCGACCTCATCGGACCCAACAAAACTACCGCCAATGAACGGACTGGAAACAAGTTTCCCTGTCCCATCATTTCCCGCGAGCACATTTGCTGTCTCGTCAATATCCTCCCTGACGACATCGACATTACTgacaacaacttcaacatcatccacTTCATCAGCCACAcacccagcagcatcaaAAACATCCACCTCTACCTCTGCCCCTGTcgcctcagcaacagcagccgaGAACGGCCtttccaacccagccaaaaTCGCCATCGCAGTCTGCGCAaccatcgccctcctcatGCTCATCTGCGCTCTGTTCCTTTGCCTCCGCAAGCGAAAACGCGGCGGCGAATCATCGCCCCCCCATCGCAGCCTCCGCTCCCGACTAGGCCTCAACAATGGCAAATGGGGGGGCGGCAACAACCCAACACCGCTAATCTCACCGGCAAGCTCCCTGATGGGAACAACAGCCAGCAACCAAGGCATCACCCCgcctctccgcctccgccagAGAAAATTCATCCCTTCTCTTTTACCGTCTATCCTCCGcccaggaggaggcgccCGCTCGGGCTCACCCCCTTTGACGCCCCTCACGCCGCAGCACAGCACAGGCGGGGTTTTCCCGTCAAGCCCGATTTGCACCCCCACGACTTCGAAGCTGGTTCCTAGACATGAGAGGACGCCTGGGGGGTACACGGGTGGGTTGCCGCCTATTCCTGCGCCGGTTCCGATGTTTGTGAAGGATTGTGGGAGGGGTAGTGGTAGTGCGGCATCTTCCATGACGGCGGCGACAACGAATAAtttctttggtggtggtggtgttgggggggtttttgAGAAaagtccatcatcatcgtcacctGCGCGTCCGAAACGACCGCATGATGGACCGTTGGAGATTCCGGAtttgttggttggtggtggtggtggtggtggtggtggtagtagtACGGGGAGTTTGGTGTCGCCGCCGTTGAGCCCGCCTCCTACTAGGGCTTTGCCGGCTACTCCTCCGGTTGGGACGACAAGAGCAggggggaatgggaatgggaaccATTGGTCGGTTGTGTCGAGTTCGTCGAGTAATTACTCTAGTGAGGCGGGTAATGGTGGCAGAGTGAAggggatgggtttggggggaacGCTGTATCATCACCAGAGGGGGAGTgcgggggttgggaaggagagggggagttgggggagttggagtgGGACTACGGCGCAACAGCAAGGGACAGGGACTATTGGAAAGGCGATTGGGAGTGTGAGGGATAAGGAtagggttgggaagggggaggaggttagTCCGAggagtagtagtagtagtagtggGAGTAGTGATACTGTTACTGGGGGGACGGTGAAGGGTGGGACGACTGGGGGTAGGGGTAATGTTGGtagtttgggggagggggggcgtaTTTAG
- a CDS encoding hypothetical protein (COG:U; EggNog:ENOG503NVMA) encodes MNLSPPLERTISQQSHTSVRSRNTSRRPAAKKQQPPSSSASSVIGGEDSKSLTSFPSFSPREEETCCFLNNNQQEEDSGNTPLPPPSSTTPSRKPSTFLSEIDQQPPRLEPEQIIPTLLTTPHTAGPLFEDSPPYRNRLPGALHHADDGHIERLIARQGGAVNLVRQIAEDLAARDAQIALLRRRADERERALRKIILECGLSNLDLETRLRVLLEEVRSQRRQGSGEELEDLIGDALEGDVRLDATIKGRVVKERGANTGQQQQQKGTGRGWKEYLWGGTGTNKGDGKGETTAVKGGARQSMPEDWFKPPAEQQEEQAQQSSSRASSVSSAHAARKPSLASMALRLVAGGAAGNRDNEGRGRASSAAATQAGGPLRGSSASSAKTTASNRAVSAQAGGPKALMQMRRTTAGGSTRPMDIPARGQVPERWDTMGASPGKTAILRHQSYGPVEMDTILPPEAQPPTLTHIYNNFVGSEYLTDRFGFIYDQRRKKRQREAAQMAKQGKRGSRTEMLTNGRGGMSPVMAGDDDGASSGRWDVLSESGRPDTPCSGTTTEEQVRGGGGNEENAKPKRWQDYLKIATFPTELLSHTPLISAQGFEVLEGGEVPPPKSPGHSPSIMSEERGFLPSATTTTVSIAPMMEEHQEPVVSSVLSSSVSAPAGVEEEDVGTPPGSTTPAKEDAEPVRLLLENLNRLHDSLQRERTVRWNEFLRKVRAERKRDGEAAAAAAAAAAEARFQRATAVMPETRLGDGELIGVASLGVQGKVGRAKATEFRSLLLGGIPVAMRAKIWSECSGAKALRIPGYYEDLVSRPGEEDDPQVVAQIKADITRTLTDNIFFRKGPGVGKLHEVLLAYSRRNPDVGYCQGMNLVVANLLLITPSSEDAFWILVATVEQILPSGYFDHSLLASRADQVVLRQYVSEVLPKLSAHFDDLGIDLETMTFQWFLSIFTDCLSAEALFRVWDVVLCTPHDGGAFLFQVALALLKLNEGQLLGCGSPAGVYTYINHQMTNHAISIDGLVQASEGLRRLVKKEDIEARRERAIELEREQVRLREERLAERRRVQQQDKVNGKGGNNNRPRALKKESSLLVLGGSGGGGGSNKAGAVPAVVSGEMASGATTPSGMGSLSRVGSACPSPMFGPERGGLGSRSVSGSDGLLSVEGLVGISSGGGGGGGGGGGGG; translated from the coding sequence atgaacctctccccccctctcgaGCGCACAATCTCCCAACAATCCCACACCTCCGTCCGCTCCCGCAACACCTCCCGCCGCCCAGCAgccaaaaaacaacaacccccctccagctcAGCAAGCTCAGTGATAGGAGGCGAAGACAGCAAATCCCtaacctccttcccctccttctccccgcgagaagaagaaacatgctgtttcctcaacaacaaccaacaagaagaagacagTGGCAAcactccccttcctcctccaagcagcaCGACCCCCTCCCGCAAACCatccaccttcctctccgaAATcgaccaacaaccaccccgacTCGAACCCGAACAAATAATCCCCACCTTGCTAACCACTCCTCACACCGCCGGCCCTTTATTCGAAGACTCCCCCCCCTACCGCAACCGCCTCCCCGGCGCGCTCCACCACGCCGATGACGGCCACATCGAGCGTCTAATCGCCAGACAGGGCGGGGCCGTCAACCTAGTAAGGCAAATCGCAGAGGACTTAGCAGCAAGGGACGCGCAAATCGCTCTGCTCCGTCGTCGGGCCGACGAGAGAGAGCGGGCTCTCAGAAAAATCATTCTCGAGTGTGGGCTCTCCAATCTTGATCTCGAGACCCGGTTGAGGGTGCTGCTTGAGGAAGTGAGGAGCCAGAGACGACAAGGAAGTGGCGAGGAACTGGAGGATTTGATCGGGGACgcgctggagggggatgtgaggCTTGATGCGACGAtaaaggggagggtggtcaAAGAGCGGGGTGCAAATActggacagcagcagcagcaaaaggggacggggagggggtggaaggagtATTTGTGGGGTGGGACGGGTACTAacaagggggatgggaagggggagacgaCGGCGGTGAAAGGAGGGGCGAGGCAGTCGATGCCCGAGGATTGGTTTAAACCACCAGCGGaacagcaggaggagcaagcACAACAAAGCTCCAGTAGGGCTTCAAGTGTGAGTTCTGCTCATGCGGCGAGGAAGCCTTCTCTGGCGAGCATGGCGTTGAggcttgttgctggcggCGCAGCGGGGAATAGGGATAACGAAGGCAGGGGCCGTGCTAGCAGCGCTGCTGCTACGCAGGCGGGGGGTCCGCTCAGGGGATCGAGCGCTTCCAGTGCGAAGACTACGGCTTCTAACCGGGCCGTGTCGGCGCAGGCTGGCGGGCCAAAGGCGCTCATGCAAATGAGACGAACGACTGCCGGTGGGAGCACCAGACCGATGGATATCCCCGCCAGAGGGCAAGTTCCCGAACGATGGGACACCATGGGGGCGAGCCCGGGAAAGACTGCGATATTACGACATCAGAGCTATGGACCTGTCGAGATGGACACGATCCTCCCGCCCGAGGCTCAGCCGCCTACGCTGACGCACATCTACAATAACTTTGTCGGGTCAGAGTATCTGACCGATCGGTTTGGGTTTATTTACGACCAGAGACGGAAaaagaggcagagggaggcggcgcaGATGGCGAagcaggggaagagggggagtaGGACGGAAATGTTGACTAATGGACGGGGAGGGATGAGTCCGGTGATggcgggggatgatgacggggCGAGTAGTGGGAGGTGGGACGTGTTGAGCGAGAGCGGGAGGCCGGACACGCCGTGCTCGGGGACCACGACCGAGGAGCAAGTgagaggtggaggcgggaACGAGGAGAACGCGAAGCCGAAGAGGTGGCAGGATTACCTCAAGATTGCGACGTTTCCGACTGAGTTGCTCTCGCACACGCCGCTGATCAGCGCGCAGGGGTtcgaggttttggagggaggggaggtaccaccaccaaaatcgCCGGGGCATTCGCCGAGCATCATgtcggaggagagggggttttTGCCTAGTGCTACCACGACGACGGTGTCGATCGCgccgatgatggaggagcaCCAGGAGCCGGTGGTTAGTTCggtcttgagctcctcggTGTCTGCCCCGgcaggggttgaagaagaggatgtgGGGACGCCTCCTGGATCGACGACCCCGGCGAAGGAGGATGCCGAGCCGgtgaggttgctgttggagaaTCTGAACAGGCTGCATGATTCGCTTCAGAGGGAAAGGACAGTTCGCTGGAACGAGTTTCTTCGAAAGGTCCGCGCCGAGAGGAAGCGGGACGGcgaagctgccgccgccgccgcagcagcagcagcagaagccaGATTCCAACGAGCCACGGCCGTCATGCCGGAAACTCGCCTCGGAGACGGGGAGCTCATCGGCGTCGCCAGCCTCGGCGTCCAAGGCAAAGTCGGCAGGGCAAAAGCAACCGAATTCCGCTCGCTCTTGCTGGGCGGCATCCCCGTGGCCATGAGAGCCAAGATCTGGTCAGAGTGCTCCGGCGCAAAAGCACTGCGCATACCGGGATACTACGAGGATTTGGTCAGCCGCCCcggagaggaagacgacCCCCAAGTCGTTGCTCAGATCAAAGCCGACATCACGCGCACCCTCACCGACAATATATTCTTCCGCAAAGGGCCCGGAGTGGGCAAGCTGCACGAGGTTCTGCTGGCCTACTCGCGCCGCAACCCGGACGTGGGGTACTGCCAGGGGATGAACCTCGTCGTTGCCAATCTTTTACTTATCACGCCCTCGTCGGAAGACGCGTTTTGGATCCTCGTCGCCACGGTCGAGCAGATCCTCCCGTCGGGGTACTTTGACCACTCGCTGCTTGCGTCGAGGGCAGACCAGGTCGTCCTCCGCCAGTATGTCTCTGAAGTGCTGCCGAAGCTGTCGGCGCACTTTGACGACCTGGGCATCGACCTCGAGACGATGACGTTTCAGTGgttcctctccatctttaCCGACTGCCTGTCTGCAGAAGCGCTGTTCAGGGTCTGGGACGTGGTGCTCTGCACGCCGCACGACGGGGGCGCGTTTCTGTTCCAGGTGGCGCTCGCGCTGCTGAAGCTGAACGAGGGCCAGCTTTTGGGGTGCGGGAGCCCGGCGGGGGTGTACACGTACATTAACCATCAGATGACGAACCATGCTATTTCTATTGACGGCTTGGTGCAGGCGAGcgaggggttgaggaggttggtgaagaaggaggatattgaagcgaggagggagagggcgattgagctggagagggagcaggttcggttgagggaggagaggttggcggagcggaggagggttcaACAGCAGGATAAGGTGAATGGCAAGGGGGGGAATAATAACAGGCCGAGGGctctgaagaaggagagcagtcttttggttttgggggggagtggtggtggtggtggtagtaaCAAGGCGGGTGCGGTACCCGCTGTGGTGAGTGGGGAGATGGCCAGTGGGGCTACGACGCCGAGCgggatggggagtttgagCAGGGTGGGCAGTGCTTGTCCTAGTCCCATGTTTGGACCTGAAAGGGGGGGACTGGGGAGTAGGAGTGTGAGTGGGAgtgatgggttgttgagtgtggaggggttggtggggatatcgagtggtggtggtggtggtggtggtggtggtggtggtggtgggtga
- a CDS encoding hypothetical protein (EggNog:ENOG503P4WU; COG:S) has protein sequence MIKTRASHKTPTMTTTKLPLPGKLTVAQLQSLCSSTGLPQAGSKPTIQQTLRQAAQSAQHIPDTARILSIDLGLKNFAFSLLTPASSPSEKTPLPTPPDSSSVPQALLPPVTLHHWNHLNLTTPLLPQDDPVQFTPSSLSSLTYSLISTHLLPLKPTHILIERQRFRTGNASNIFEWTIRVNTLESMLHACFATLKGVDLFHGNVISISPKTVAGYLFPKSEAKAEGGGKSQNAYHLLKANKVGMLGEWLQQGKLIKPQDQGAGMAKGFLEAWRAKGVRGKKKREMEEGVLGRGVKLDDLSDSVLQGMVWLQWQRNLEGLRGVDFGEEEKGVAKAISKVKKGTGRIKHVDVHDEGYGGVEVDAVLEGGGGKKKSGRRKKTAVAQEVIDEVALLETPKKSRGRSKKVEGIEEAEDIGTAGTEPVKKRPGRRKKASVEEENAEEVVLEADTKKKSRGRLRKAAVGGSDKVEVAAAEMKISRRRSARIESNEDDIVLI, from the exons ATGATCAAGACTCGAG CATCTCATAAGACTCCCACCATGACaaccaccaaactccccctccccggcaAGCTCACCGTCGCCCAGCTCCAatccctctgctcctccaccggcctccCCCAGGCCGGTTCCAAACCCACCATCCAACAAACCCTCCGTCAAGCAGCCCAATCCGCCCAACACATCCCCGACACCGCTCGCATACTGAGCATCGACCTCGGCCTCAAAAACTTCGccttcagcctcctcacACCCGCCTCAAGCCCTTCAGAGAAGACACCCTTACCAACACCCCCCGATTCATCATCAGTTCCCCAGGCATTACTCCCACCCgtcaccctccaccactggaaccacctcaacctaaccacccccctcctcccacaagATGACCCAGTCCaattcaccccctcctccttatCCTCACTAACCTACTCCCTCATctcaacccacctcctccccttgaAACCAACGCACATCCTCATCGAGCGCCAGCGCTTCCGCACCGGCAACGCCTCAAACATATTCGAATGGACGATCAGGGTGAACACGCTGGAATCAATGCTCCACGCCTGTTTTGCAACCCTCAAAGGGGTCGACTTATTCCATGGCAATGTCATTTCCATCTCACCAAAGACAGTAGCCGGTTACCTCTTTCCCAAAAGTgaggccaaggccgagggaggggggaagagcCAAAATGCGTACCATTTGTTGAAGGCGAATAAAGTCGGTATGTTGGGGGAGTGGTTACAGCAGGGGAAACTGATAAAGCCACAGGACCAAGGGGCGGGGATGGCAAAGGGTTTTCTGGAGGCGTGGAGGgcgaagggggtgagggggaagaagaagagggagatggaggagggggtgctgggaaggggggtgaagtTGGATGATTTGAGTGATTCGGTGTTGCAGGGGATGGTTTGGTTGCAGTGGCAGAGGAacttggaggggttgaggggggtggattttggggaggaggagaagggggttgcgAAGGCGATTAGCAAGGTGAAGAAAGGGACCGGGAGGATCAAGCATGTTGATGTGCATGATGAGGGgtatggaggggttgaggtggatgctgtgttggaggggggtggtgggaagaagaaatcggggaggaggaaaaagacCGCCGTGGCTCAGGAAGTTATTGATGAAGTGGCGTTGTTGGAGACTCCAAAGAAGAGTCGTGGGCGGTCCAAGAAGGTAGAGGGGatcgaggaggcggaagatATTGGAACAGCCGGGACAGAACCGGTCAAAAAGCGGCCTGGTCGACGGAAAAAGGCGTCAGTCGAAGAAGAGAATGCTGAAGAGGTTGTGCTGGAGGCAGATACTAAGAAAAAAAGCCGTGGTAGGCTAAGGAAAGCAGCTGTTGGTGGGAGTGACAAAGTTGAGGTGGCAGCGGCTGAGATGAAAATTTCCAGAAGAAGGTCAGCTCGAATTGAATCGAACGAGGATGATATCGTCTTGATATAA
- a CDS encoding hypothetical protein (EggNog:ENOG503P50I): protein MKFLASPLIIASALTSIFASSLPASQTTFETKVTQARDVTRAAAADGQFLSGCDNPKLWSQSIACPDKNAHGACRNPHQDLEDWQIKYAHEWFKACQGRAYTFPKDDTANSNGKCQSGIVNCQILPKESTT, encoded by the coding sequence ATGAAATTCCTCGCCTCACCTCTCATCATTGCTTCGGCCCTGACCTCCATctttgcctcctccctccctgcTTCCCAAACCACCTTCGAGACCAAGGTCACCCAAGCCCGCGATGTCACCagagctgctgccgccgaTGGCCAGTTCTTGTCTGGTTGTGACAACCCCAAGCTTTGGTCACAATCTATTGCTTGCCCGGACAAGAACGCACACGGAGCTTGCAGGAACCCACACCAGGATCTGGAAGACTGGCAGATCAAGTACGCTCATGAGTGGTTCAAGGCTTGCCAGGGGAGGGCTTATACCTTTCCTAAGGATGACACCGCCAATTCCAATGGAAAGTGTCAATCCGGGATTGTTAACTGCCAGATTCTTCCCAAGGAAAGCACAACTTGA
- the GLR1 gene encoding Glutathione reductase (BUSCO:EOG09262H1X; COG:Q; EggNog:ENOG503NVN5), producing the protein MQAISILARRPVLSSRTVASGRIGTISRHFSSTVINMAPISKETDFLVIGGGSGGLGAARAAASRYGAKAMVIEGKRLGGTCVNVGCVPKKVTFNAAFIAETIHQAKAYGFNVQETAPFDWPTFKTKRDAYIKRLNGIYERNLANDKVEYIHGWAKLLSKNSVEVTLDDGSKEVVNAKKILIAVGGNPHVPPEIPGSEFGINSDGFFDIDKLPKKVALVGAGYIAVEFAGMFNALGVETHLFIRYDTFLRSFDPMIQEKVTAEYERLGIHVHKRSLTNKVEKDEKTGKLRLHYNSSKGEGSNGEGVLEDVDHLIWAIGRTPAIEGLGLEVAGVKTTEKGHILVDEYQNTNVENVYALGDVTGHVELTPVAIAAGRKLAARLFGPEQFRTSKLDYDNIPSVVFSHPEVGSIGLTEPQAVEKYGAENLKIYKTNFTAMYYAMMEPEEKAPTSYKLICAGPEEKVVGLHIMGLGSGEMLQGFGVAVKMGATKADFDSCVAIHPTSAEELVTLR; encoded by the exons ATGCAAGCAATCTCTATCTTGGCCAGACGCCCGGTCTTATCATCCAGAACTGTTGCATCAGGCCGCATCGGCACCATCTCCAGACACTTTTCGTCCACAGTGATCAACATGGCGCCCATTTCCAAAGAAACCGACTTCCTCGTAATTGgaggcggcagcggcggcctcGGTGCCGCCAGAGCCGCCGCCTCGAGATACGGCGCAAAGGCCATGGTAATTGAGGGAAAGAGACTCGGAGGCACATGTGTCAACGTGGG TTGTGTGCCAAAAAAGGTGACTTTCAACGCCGCCTTTATCGCCGAGACCATCCACCAAGCCAAGGCCTACGGCTTCAACGTTCAAGAAACAGCCCCTTTCGACTGGCCAACGTTCAAGACCAAGCGAGATGCCTACATCAAGCGCCTCAACGGTATCTACGAGCGCAACCTTGCCAATGACAAGGTGGAATACATTCACGGCTGGGCCAAGCTTCTGTCGAAGAACTCGGTCGAGGTGACCCTGGACGATGGCAGCAAGGAGGTTGTCAATGCGAAGAAGATTCTGATCGCCGTCGGCGGTAACCCACATGTGCCCCCAGAAATTCCTGGTTCCGAGTTCGGAATCAACAGCGACGGTTTCTTCGATATCGACAAGCTTCCCAAGAAGGTGGCGCTTGTTGGCGCTGGTTATATCGCTGTTGAGTTCGCCGGCATGTTCAACGCGCTCGGTGTCGAGACACATTTGTTTATTCGTTACGACACCTTCCTCCGCAGCTTTGACCCAATGATTCAGGAGAAGGTCACGGCCGAGTACGAGAGACTCGGAATCCATGTACACAAGAGAAGCTTGACCAACAAGGTTGAGAAAGATGAGAAGACCGGCAAGCTCAGGCTTCACTACAACTCCTCCAAGGGCGAGGGCTCCAATGGCGAGGGTGTTTTGGAGGACGTGGATCACTTGATCTGGGCCATTGGCCGCACACCAGCCATCGAGGGTCTCGGTCTTGAGGTGGCGGGCGTCAAGACCACCGAGAAGGGCCATATTTTGGTTGATGAATATCAAAACACCAACGTCGAGAACGTCTACGCGCTTGGCGACGTCACGGGTCATGTCGAGCTCACCCCAGTAGCCATTGCTGCCGGTCGCAAGCTTGCCGCTCGTCTCTTCGGGCCAGAGCAGTTCAGAACTTCCAAGCTCGATTACGACAATATTCCTTCGGTCGTCTTTTCCCACCCCGAGGTTGGCTCGATCGGCTTGACTGAACCCCAGGCTGTGGAGAAGTATGGCGCTGAGAACCTCAAGATCTACAAGACCAACTTCACGGCCATGTACTATGCCATGATGGagcccgaggagaaggcgcctACCAGCTACAAGCTTATCTGCGCTGGGCcagaggagaaggttgtTGGTCTGCACATCATGGGTCTGGGTAGCGGAGAGATGCTCCAGGGCTTTGGTGTTgcggtgaagatgggggcTACCAAGGCTGATTTTGATAGCTGTGTTGCTATTCATCCGACTAGCGCCGAGGAGCTTGTTACTTTGAGGTAG
- a CDS encoding hypothetical protein (EggNog:ENOG503P3FN; COG:S), translating to MKYNFPGIPSPHSSFSHHNLSPFLPRLPSLPLPPPRYIFQVYKMPTSNVVNGDSPHSATIRHLLTYPCVQDGVRTVKSTSVGSKAVDLSNGVYQSLAQNVFPYLAGPYSFVAPYVERVDSVGDKTLEVIEEKFPVVKKQPGEIVEGTKQMIFSPYHAGRSVKEYVLSIFETKKQSCGDSWTAYPTAVVATTFYLIGETAINAGDYIIHKKEEEEGKTGAQRPAQRPANAN from the exons ATGAAATACAACTTTCCTGGCATTCCATCACCGcattcctccttttcccaccaCAATCTCTCgccttttcttcctcgccttccatCATTGCCATTGCCCCCGCCCAGGTATATATTTCAG GTCTACAAGATGCCTACCTCCAACGTAGTGAACGGCGACTCCCCTCACTCCGCTACCATCAGG CACCTTCTCACATACCCCTGCGTCCAAGATGGTGTGAGAACAGTCAAATCGACTTCCGTCGGCTCCAAGGCCGTTGACCTCAGCAATGGTGTCTACCAATCCCTCGCCCAGAACGTATTCCCCTACCTCGCCGGCCCTTACTCATTCGTCGCCCCCTATGTGGAACGAGTCGACAGCGTCGGCGACAAGACCCTCGAGGTCATCGAGGAGAAGTTCCCTGTCGTGAAGAAGCAGCCGGGCGAGATCGTCGAGGGAACCAAACAGATGATCTTCTCTCCTTATCACGCCGGCCGCTCCGTGAAGGAATACGTTCTCTCCATCTTTGAGACCAAGAAGCAAAGCTGCGGCGACTCCTGGACCGCCTACCCCACGGCCGTTGTCGCCACGACCTTCTACCTCATCGGTGAGACAGCCATCAACGCCGGGGATTACATCATccacaagaaggaggaggaggaaggcaagACGGGCGCTCAGAGGCCCGCTCAGAGACCCGCCAACGCCAACTAG
- the COX15_1 gene encoding Cytochrome c oxidase assembly protein cox15 (EggNog:ENOG503P6RM; COG:S): MIAASRTLASPVLRQAVARRGFSTTRAQLSSPYHYPEGPLSNIPFNPRKKGFAIKYWTYCTVGFTLPFGIAGNKDDGREMISEGK; the protein is encoded by the exons ATGATCGCCGCCTCCCGCACTCTTGCTTCTCCTGTCCTCCGCCAGGCGGTCGCCCGCCGcggcttctcgaccacccGCGCCCAGCTGTCGTCGCCTTATCACTACCCTGAGGGTCCCCTTTCCAACATTCCCTTCAACCCCCGCAAGAAGGGATTCGCGATCAAGTACTGGACTTACTGCACTGTTGGGTTTACTTTGCCTTTTGGTATTGCCG GAAACAAGGACGATGGCAGGGAGATGATATCGGAGGGGAAGTAA